A genomic segment from Rhizobium sp. NLR16a encodes:
- a CDS encoding DUF1674 domain-containing protein — MQEADNDNSQTPTVEGSEPPRKVLSPAARRALAEAEERRKNQKPLDLPPEIGGRGGAEPARFGDYEINGRAIDF; from the coding sequence ATGCAGGAAGCCGACAACGACAATAGCCAGACGCCGACGGTGGAGGGATCGGAGCCGCCGCGCAAGGTACTGTCTCCGGCGGCCCGACGTGCGCTTGCCGAGGCTGAAGAAAGACGCAAGAACCAGAAGCCGCTGGATCTGCCACCCGAGATCGGCGGCCGCGGCGGAGCCGAGCCTGCACGCTTCGGCGATTACGAGATCAATGGCCGGGCGATCGATTTTTAA
- the acs gene encoding acetate--CoA ligase, translated as MSEKIYPVTKPVKARALIDKEKYLKWYDESIENPDKFWGKHGKRIDWFKPYTKVKNTSFTGKVSIKWFEDGQTNVSYNCIDRHLKTNGDQVAIIWEGDNPYVDKKITYNELYEHVCRTANVLKKHGVKKGDRVTIYMPMIPEAAYAMLACARIGAVHSVVFGGFSPEALAGRIVDCESTFVITCDEGVRGGKPVPLKDNTDTAIHIAARQHVTVSKVLVVRRTGGKTGWAPGRDLWFHQEIASVKAECPPVKMKAEDPLFILYTSGSTGKPKGVLHTTGGYLVYAAMTHEYVFDYHHGDIYWCTADVGWVTGHSYIVYGPLANCATTLMFEGVPNFPDQGRFWEVIDKHKVNIFYTAPTAIRSLMGAGDEFVTRSSRSSLRLLGTVGEPINPEAWEWYYNVVGDKRCPVIDTWWQTETGGHMITPLPGATDLKPGSATMPFFGVKPQLVDNEGKVLEGAADGNLCITDSWPGQMRTVYGDHDRFIQTYFSTYKGKYFTGDGCRRDEDGYYWITGRVDDVLNVSGHRLGTAEVESALVSHNLVSEAAVVGYPHSIKGQGIYCYVTLMAGHEGTDTLRQELVKHVRAEIGPIAAPDKIQFAPGLPKTRSGKIMRRILRKIAEDDFGALGDTSTLADPAVVDDLIANRQNKVTA; from the coding sequence ATGTCGGAGAAGATCTATCCGGTCACGAAGCCGGTGAAGGCGCGCGCCCTGATCGATAAGGAGAAGTACCTGAAATGGTACGATGAAAGCATTGAAAATCCGGACAAGTTCTGGGGCAAGCACGGCAAGCGGATCGACTGGTTCAAGCCTTACACGAAGGTCAAGAACACCTCCTTTACCGGCAAGGTCTCGATCAAATGGTTCGAAGACGGCCAGACGAACGTCTCCTACAATTGCATCGACCGCCATCTGAAGACGAATGGCGACCAGGTGGCGATCATCTGGGAAGGCGATAACCCTTACGTCGACAAGAAGATCACCTATAACGAGCTCTACGAGCATGTTTGCCGGACGGCGAACGTGTTGAAGAAGCATGGCGTCAAGAAGGGTGATCGCGTCACCATCTACATGCCAATGATCCCGGAAGCTGCCTATGCGATGCTCGCCTGTGCTCGCATCGGCGCGGTGCATTCCGTCGTCTTCGGCGGCTTCTCGCCGGAGGCGCTGGCAGGGCGCATCGTCGATTGCGAATCCACCTTCGTGATCACCTGCGACGAAGGTGTGCGCGGCGGCAAGCCGGTACCGCTGAAGGACAACACCGATACGGCGATCCATATCGCTGCCCGTCAGCACGTCACCGTCAGCAAGGTCCTCGTCGTTCGCCGCACCGGCGGCAAGACTGGCTGGGCGCCGGGACGCGACCTCTGGTTTCATCAGGAAATCGCCAGCGTGAAGGCGGAATGCCCGCCGGTGAAGATGAAGGCGGAAGATCCGCTGTTCATTCTCTACACGTCAGGTTCCACCGGCAAGCCGAAGGGCGTGCTGCATACGACCGGCGGTTATCTCGTCTATGCGGCGATGACGCATGAATATGTCTTCGACTACCACCACGGCGACATTTACTGGTGCACGGCCGATGTCGGCTGGGTCACAGGCCATTCCTATATCGTCTATGGGCCGCTGGCGAACTGCGCGACCACGCTGATGTTCGAGGGCGTGCCGAATTTCCCGGATCAGGGCCGTTTCTGGGAAGTGATCGACAAGCACAAGGTCAACATTTTCTATACCGCGCCGACGGCAATCCGCTCGCTGATGGGCGCGGGCGACGAATTCGTCACGCGCTCCTCCCGCTCGTCGCTGCGGCTGCTCGGCACGGTCGGCGAACCGATCAACCCGGAAGCCTGGGAGTGGTATTATAATGTCGTCGGCGACAAGCGCTGCCCGGTCATCGACACCTGGTGGCAGACGGAAACCGGCGGCCACATGATCACGCCGCTGCCGGGCGCCACCGACCTCAAGCCCGGTTCGGCGACGATGCCGTTCTTCGGCGTCAAGCCGCAGCTGGTCGACAATGAAGGCAAAGTGCTGGAAGGGGCTGCCGACGGCAATCTTTGCATCACCGACAGCTGGCCGGGCCAGATGCGCACCGTCTATGGCGACCACGACCGCTTCATCCAGACCTATTTCTCCACCTACAAGGGCAAGTATTTCACCGGTGACGGCTGCCGGCGCGACGAAGACGGCTATTACTGGATCACCGGCCGTGTCGACGACGTGCTCAACGTCTCCGGCCACCGGCTCGGAACGGCGGAGGTTGAGTCCGCCCTCGTCTCGCACAATCTGGTGTCGGAAGCGGCCGTCGTCGGCTATCCGCATTCAATCAAGGGTCAGGGCATTTATTGCTATGTGACCTTGATGGCCGGCCACGAAGGCACCGACACGCTTCGCCAGGAACTGGTGAAACATGTGCGCGCCGAAATCGGGCCGATCGCGGCGCCCGACAAGATCCAGTTCGCGCCCGGCCTGCCGAAGACCCGCTCCGGCAAGATCATGCGCCGCATCCTGCGCAAGATTGCCGAAGACGATTTCGGCGCTCTCGGCGATACCTCGACGCTCGCCGATCCCGCCGTCGTCGACGATCTGATCGCGAACCGGCAGAACAAGGTGACTGCCTGA
- a CDS encoding YggS family pyridoxal phosphate-dependent enzyme, producing the protein MDLQERLNDVRSRVAAAERQAGRPAGSVQLVAVSKTFEADAIRPAIEAGQRVFGENRVQESQGKWPDLKAEHADIELHLIGPLQSNKAADAVALFDVIETVDREKIARALTEEMKRQGRTPRLYVQVNTGLEPQKAGIAPEDTPGFVALCRDELGLAIDGLMCIPPADENPGPHFALLAKLALKCGVEKLSMGMSGDYETAIAFGATSVRVGSAIFGAR; encoded by the coding sequence ATGGACCTTCAAGAGCGGTTGAATGACGTGCGGTCGCGGGTCGCGGCGGCGGAACGCCAGGCAGGCCGTCCGGCTGGTTCCGTTCAGCTCGTCGCCGTATCGAAAACGTTCGAGGCGGATGCGATCCGCCCGGCGATCGAGGCGGGGCAGCGGGTGTTCGGTGAGAACAGGGTACAGGAAAGCCAGGGCAAATGGCCTGATCTGAAGGCCGAGCATGCTGATATCGAATTGCACCTGATCGGGCCGCTGCAATCGAACAAGGCGGCGGATGCGGTGGCGCTTTTCGATGTCATCGAGACGGTGGACCGCGAAAAGATCGCCCGCGCCCTTACCGAAGAGATGAAGCGGCAAGGCAGGACGCCGCGGCTCTACGTCCAGGTCAATACCGGACTGGAGCCACAGAAGGCCGGCATCGCTCCCGAGGATACGCCTGGTTTCGTCGCCCTCTGCCGCGATGAGCTCGGCCTGGCCATCGACGGGTTGATGTGCATTCCGCCGGCCGACGAAAATCCCGGGCCGCATTTCGCCCTGCTGGCAAAGCTCGCACTGAAATGCGGCGTCGAAAAACTCTCCATGGGCATGTCGGGCGATTACGAGACGGCGATCGCCTTCGGCGCCACCAGCGTACGGGTGGGATCGGCGATTTTCGGCGCGCGCTGA
- a CDS encoding DUF1013 domain-containing protein: MAQTLLMPKATAIWLVDNTALSFDQIAQFCKLHPLEVKAIADGEAAQGIKGLDPISTGQLSRDEIARAEANPNHKLKLSEPKVRVPESKRRGPRYTPVSKRQDRPNAILWLVRNHPELKDAQISRLVGTTKSTIEQIRERTHWNSANLAPMDPVTLGLCSQIDLDMEVEKASKGRPLPTAAELGATLQSAQETERLTPNYEREEEKEIDADAVFRKLSSLRSAPKDEDDEDQY; the protein is encoded by the coding sequence ATGGCTCAAACATTGCTCATGCCGAAGGCGACTGCCATCTGGCTTGTCGACAACACGGCGCTGTCTTTCGATCAGATCGCGCAGTTCTGCAAACTGCATCCGCTCGAGGTCAAGGCGATTGCTGACGGCGAAGCCGCGCAGGGCATCAAGGGTCTCGACCCGATCTCGACGGGACAGCTCTCCCGTGACGAGATCGCCCGCGCCGAAGCCAACCCGAACCACAAGCTGAAGCTTTCCGAACCGAAGGTGCGCGTGCCGGAATCCAAGCGCCGCGGCCCGCGTTACACGCCGGTCTCCAAGCGTCAGGACCGCCCGAACGCCATTCTCTGGCTGGTGCGCAATCATCCCGAGTTGAAGGACGCGCAGATTTCCCGACTGGTCGGCACGACGAAATCGACGATCGAGCAGATCCGCGAGCGCACCCACTGGAACTCCGCCAACCTGGCGCCGATGGATCCGGTCACGCTCGGCCTCTGCAGCCAGATCGACCTCGACATGGAAGTGGAAAAGGCATCCAAGGGTCGTCCGCTGCCGACCGCCGCGGAGCTTGGCGCAACGCTGCAATCGGCGCAGGAGACCGAACGGCTGACCCCGAACTACGAGCGCGAAGAGGAAAAGGAAATCGACGCCGACGCCGTCTTCCGCAAGCTGAGCTCGCTGCGCTCGGCCCCGAAGGACGAGGATGACGAAGATCAGTACTGA
- a CDS encoding propionyl-CoA synthetase gives MQNGYHQVYAAWKGDPEGFWREAATDINWFTPPERIFSPDDGAYGRWFSGAETNTCHNCLDRHVMAGRGGETAILFDSAMSGEKRRFTYDEALAEVKAIAATLLGLGIGKGDRVILYMPMVPQAVFAMLACARIGAVHSVVFGGFAASELAARIDDSGAKLVITASCGLEPGRVVAYKPLVDQAIELARMKPERCLVLQRPQLPADLVSGRDQDFEAAVARHRGAELACVPVKATDPLYILYTSGTTGQPKGVVRDNGGHMVALNWSMRNIYGLKPGEVFWTASDIGWVVGHSYIVYAPLIAGVTTLIYEGKPVGTPDAGVFWRVVSEYKVRVLFTAPTAFRAIRREDGEGELLRQYPMPDFRALFLAGERADPETLKWAERMLGVPVIDHWWQTETGWPIAANPLGLGALPVKHGSPTLPMPGYDIAVLDDAGHPVESGTLGNIVIKLPLPPGCLPTLWNADDRFRSAYLDEFPGYYKTADAGYVDEDGYLFIMSRTDDIINCAGHRLSTGAMEEVCARHPDVAECAVIGVTDAVKGQVPCGFLVLKRDVSRETPAIESEVVAMIRQSIGPVAAFKTAITVNRLPKTRSGKILRGTMQKIADGIPWKMPATIDDPAILEEIAEALRKRGFGSLPM, from the coding sequence ATGCAAAACGGCTATCATCAAGTCTATGCGGCCTGGAAAGGCGATCCCGAAGGCTTCTGGCGCGAAGCGGCCACCGATATCAACTGGTTCACGCCTCCGGAGCGGATATTTTCGCCCGATGACGGCGCCTATGGCCGCTGGTTCTCAGGTGCGGAAACCAACACCTGTCACAATTGTCTGGACCGGCATGTCATGGCGGGACGCGGGGGCGAGACGGCGATCCTGTTCGACAGCGCGATGAGCGGCGAGAAACGCCGCTTCACCTATGACGAGGCGCTTGCCGAGGTGAAGGCGATCGCCGCGACGCTGCTCGGGCTCGGCATCGGCAAAGGCGACCGCGTGATCCTTTATATGCCGATGGTGCCACAGGCGGTGTTTGCGATGCTCGCCTGCGCTCGCATCGGTGCGGTCCATTCGGTCGTTTTCGGCGGCTTTGCCGCCAGCGAGCTTGCCGCGCGCATCGACGACAGCGGCGCCAAGCTGGTGATCACCGCGAGCTGCGGCCTCGAGCCCGGCCGAGTCGTCGCCTATAAGCCGCTGGTCGATCAGGCGATCGAGCTTGCACGGATGAAACCGGAGCGCTGCCTGGTGCTGCAGCGGCCGCAGCTTCCGGCAGATCTCGTCAGCGGCCGCGATCAGGATTTCGAGGCGGCGGTGGCGCGCCATCGCGGCGCGGAGCTGGCCTGTGTTCCCGTCAAAGCGACCGATCCGCTCTATATCCTCTACACCTCCGGGACGACGGGCCAGCCGAAGGGCGTGGTGCGCGACAATGGCGGCCATATGGTCGCGCTCAACTGGTCGATGCGCAATATTTACGGGCTGAAGCCGGGAGAGGTCTTCTGGACGGCGTCCGATATCGGCTGGGTCGTCGGCCATTCCTACATCGTCTATGCACCGCTGATCGCGGGCGTGACCACGCTGATCTACGAGGGAAAGCCGGTCGGCACCCCGGATGCCGGCGTCTTCTGGCGGGTCGTCTCGGAATACAAGGTGCGTGTGCTCTTTACGGCACCGACCGCATTCCGCGCCATTCGGCGGGAGGATGGTGAGGGCGAACTGCTGCGACAATATCCAATGCCGGATTTCCGGGCACTATTTCTGGCCGGTGAGAGGGCGGACCCAGAGACACTGAAATGGGCGGAGCGCATGCTCGGCGTTCCGGTCATCGATCACTGGTGGCAGACGGAGACCGGCTGGCCGATCGCCGCCAACCCGCTTGGTCTTGGCGCCCTCCCCGTCAAGCATGGCTCACCGACATTGCCGATGCCCGGTTATGACATCGCGGTGCTCGACGATGCCGGTCACCCGGTCGAGTCGGGAACGCTCGGCAATATCGTCATAAAGCTGCCCTTGCCGCCGGGTTGCCTGCCGACCCTCTGGAACGCCGACGATCGCTTCCGGTCGGCTTACCTCGATGAATTTCCTGGCTACTACAAGACCGCCGATGCCGGCTATGTCGACGAGGACGGTTATCTTTTCATCATGTCGCGCACCGATGACATCATCAATTGCGCTGGTCACCGGCTTTCCACCGGGGCGATGGAGGAGGTCTGCGCGCGCCATCCCGATGTCGCCGAGTGCGCGGTCATCGGTGTGACCGATGCGGTGAAGGGTCAGGTGCCCTGTGGTTTCCTGGTGCTGAAACGCGATGTTTCCCGTGAAACGCCGGCGATCGAATCGGAGGTCGTGGCGATGATCCGCCAGTCGATCGGCCCGGTCGCGGCCTTCAAAACGGCCATCACCGTCAATCGCCTGCCGAAAACACGCTCCGGCAAAATCCTGCGCGGAACCATGCAGAAGATCGCTGACGGCATACCCTGGAAAATGCCGGCAACCATCGATGATCCGGCGATTCTGGAAGAGATCGCAGAGGCACTGCGCAAGCGTGGTTTTGGCTCCCTGCCGATGTAA
- the htpX gene encoding zinc metalloprotease HtpX, whose amino-acid sequence MNLVRTAMLLAFMTALFMFVGFLIGGRGGMMIAFLIAAGMNFFSYWNSDRMVLAAYRAQQIDERNAPEFFAIVRDLARNAGLPMPKVYLYDSPQPNAFATGRNPENAAVAASTGLLSALSPEEVAGVMAHELAHIRNRDTLTMTITATLAGAISMLGNFAFFFGGNRDNNNNPLGFIGVLVAMIVAPLAAMLVQMAISRTREYSADRHGAEICGNPLWLASALGKIARGAARVPNEDAERNPATAHMFIINPLSGERMDNLFSTHPNTENRIAALQEMAQSGMSVSTGPVRAANPSRKSRSVPNTGRGGSQPPKGPWS is encoded by the coding sequence ATGAACCTCGTTCGCACTGCCATGTTGCTTGCCTTCATGACGGCGCTTTTCATGTTCGTCGGTTTTCTGATCGGCGGTCGAGGCGGCATGATGATCGCCTTTCTCATTGCCGCCGGCATGAATTTCTTCTCTTATTGGAACTCCGATCGGATGGTGCTAGCGGCCTATCGCGCGCAGCAGATCGACGAACGCAATGCGCCGGAATTCTTTGCGATCGTGCGCGATCTCGCTCGTAATGCCGGTCTGCCGATGCCGAAGGTCTATCTATACGACAGCCCGCAGCCGAATGCCTTCGCCACCGGCCGCAATCCCGAAAATGCCGCCGTCGCCGCCTCGACCGGCCTGCTTTCCGCCTTGTCTCCCGAGGAGGTCGCCGGCGTGATGGCGCATGAGCTCGCCCATATCCGGAACCGCGACACGCTGACCATGACGATCACGGCAACGCTTGCCGGCGCGATCTCGATGCTCGGCAACTTCGCTTTCTTCTTCGGCGGCAACCGCGACAACAACAATAATCCCCTCGGTTTCATCGGCGTTCTCGTCGCGATGATCGTCGCACCGCTCGCCGCCATGCTGGTGCAGATGGCGATCAGCCGCACGCGTGAATATTCGGCCGACCGCCACGGCGCCGAAATCTGCGGCAATCCGCTCTGGCTTGCTTCCGCACTTGGAAAGATTGCCCGCGGCGCGGCTCGTGTGCCGAATGAGGATGCCGAGCGCAATCCGGCGACGGCGCATATGTTCATCATCAATCCGCTTTCCGGCGAACGCATGGACAATCTGTTTTCCACCCACCCGAACACGGAAAACCGCATTGCCGCGCTGCAGGAGATGGCGCAAAGCGGCATGAGTGTCTCGACGGGACCGGTGCGTGCTGCTAATCCGTCGCGCAAATCGCGCTCTGTTCCGAATACGGGTCGCGGTGGTTCGCAACCGCCAAAAGGTCCGTGGTCTTGA